From a single Nicotiana tomentosiformis chromosome 2, ASM39032v3, whole genome shotgun sequence genomic region:
- the LOC104105631 gene encoding B3 domain-containing transcription factor VRN1-like, with protein sequence MAAKSHLQSGESSSNWKSSTNITQPKFFKIILSQHECSRLRIPEDFASRYCKNMLNPVYLEVPSGDVWEVEVVHSQGQICLGIGWQDFSDFYSISCGHFLMFGYNARSHFNVTIFDLSASEIEYPTKEIESDDSIDISDVAEHSVENLSHGPLGQERKRKRQEGEAEDDIPVNVQTKVIEEEESQGNVVSLERSEGCREQEQQSNIFTSKSDAERDEERAENYQSAKAFKSKNPFIISFMHPSYVTRPHSLSIPLKFARKYFMQNRGKLVLRVPGSGFWTVKCTLRTRNAKFTCGWKAFVLDNKLKSGDVCVLEVIKDTKLLLIDVTIFPGVSDSTNESINAEASVPCSPAYQRAKAFTSENPFFIYPMQPSYVSGPSLTISRVIASKFFPTRYSNVVLQVPNKRSWALNCTVGTKNGRLNSGWKKFVQDNNIKVGDVCVFEQVSRTKFLFNVYIFPAVEGV encoded by the exons ATGGCAGCTAAGTCCCACCTGCAAAGTGGTGAAAGCTCTTCCAATTGGAAGTCTTCTACTAACATTACTCAACCCAAGTTCTTCAAGATTATATTATCCCAACATGAATGCAGCCGTCTG AGGATTCCAGAAGACTTTGCGAGCAGATATTGCAAGAACATGCTAAACCCTGTGTATCTTGAGGTTCCAAGTGGAGACGTATGGGAGGTTGAAGTGGTTCATTCTCAAGGCCAAATTTGTCTTGGCATTGGATGGCAAGATTTCAGTGACTTCTATTCAATAAGCTGCGgccactttttgatgtttggataCAATGCTCGTTCCCATTTTAATGTCACTATATTTGATTTGAGTGCTTCAGAAATTGAATATCCAACAAAAGAGATTGAGTCGGATGATTCCATAGATATTTCGGATGTGGCTGAGCATTCTGTTGAAAATCTGAGCCATGGTCCCTTAGGCcaggagagaaaaagaaaaagacaagaaGGGGAAGCAGAGGATGATATTCCAGTTAACGTTCAAACTAAAGTAATCGAGGAAGAAGAGTCTCAAGGGAATGTAGTTTCACTAG AAAGAAGCGAAGGCTGTAGGGAGCAGGAGCAACAATCCAACATTTTTACCAGTAAGAGCGACGCAGAGAGGGACGAAGAGAGAGCTGAAAACTATCAAAGTGCAAAAGCTTTTAAATCTAAGAACCCATTCATTATATCTTTTATGCATCCATCATATGTCACGAGACCACACAGTCTG TCCATACCGTTGAAATTTGCTCGGAAGTATTTCATGCAGAACCGTGGCAAGTTAGTGCTTCGTGTTCCAGGAAGTGGATTTTGGACTGTCAAATGCACTTTACGAACGAGAAATGCTAAATTTACTTGTGGATGGAAGGCATTCGTCCTGGACAATAAGTTAAAATCTGGTGATGTTTGTGTCCTCGAAGTGATTAAAGACACTAAGCTCTTATTGATAGATGTCACCATATTTCCAGGGGTTTCTGATAGTACAAACGAGTCTATCAACGCTGAGGCTTCAGTTCCATGTTCCCCAGCCTATCAAAGAGCAAAAGCTTTTACGTCTGAAAATCCATTCTTCATATATCCTATGCAGCCATCATATGTTTCTGGCCCCTCATTG ACCATATCACGGGTGATTGCTAGTAAATTTTTCCCCACTAGATATAGCAATGTGGTGCTTCAAGTTCCAAACAAGAGATCATGGGCTTTGAATTGCACTGTTGGAACAAAAAATGGTAGGTTGAATTCAGGTTGGAAGAAGTTTGTGCAGGACAATAACATAAAAGTAGGTGATGTTTGTGTCTTCGAACAGGTTAGTAGAACCAAATTTTTATTCAATGTCTACATATTTCCTGCAGTCGAAGGTGTGTGA